In Gossypium arboreum isolate Shixiya-1 chromosome 5, ASM2569848v2, whole genome shotgun sequence, a single genomic region encodes these proteins:
- the LOC108485747 gene encoding UDP-glycosyltransferase 91C1-like, with amino-acid sequence MDYSSSRKQLHIAMFPWLAYGHIAPYLQVAKFLAQKNHHIYYVSTPKNISRLPQLPPTLCSNITFIPLSLPHVDGLPPGVESTSELPIHKVPYLKKSFDKLETQLTEFLERSPQIKLIIHDFAPYWLPPMASQLRINLVCFSIFNASSNAFLGSTSEMLGGCRKSPEDFTVVPTWMDYPNNIAFKLHETLSHKECEDIVSDVERYATVLLNCKILTLRTCYEFEPEALRVLSKIHQKPIVPLGLLPPSLSNIEDKGDENWKALKKWLDSKQEKSVFYVALGSEVSLIQQSMHELAFGIEKSGLPFIWVVRKPPLVEEQFAEVMIPPEFEERVSKRGMVLRGWAPQLRILAHSSVGGFLTHCGWSSVIESLGLGKPLILFPGGSADLGLIARLMHWKKVGFEIERNDVDGSFKSDLVAACIKRVMVDPEGEQLRANALAMKEIFGNVELSNKCLDEFTQLIENI; translated from the coding sequence ATGGATTACTCCAGCAGCAGAAAACAGCTTCATATAGCAATGTTCCCATGGCTAGCTTACGGTCACATCGCCCCATATCTCCAAGTCGCCAAGTTCTTAGCTCAAAAGAATCACCATATCTACTATGTCTCCACCCCTAAAAACATTAGCCGCCTCCCTCAACTTCCTCCAACTCTCTGCTCCAACATTACCTTTATACCTCTTTCTTTGCCTCATGTTGATGGCCTGCCACCTGGAGTTGAGTCCACCTCCGAGTTGCCCATTCACAAAGTTCCTTACCTCAAAAAATCATTTGATAAACTTGAAACACAGTTGACTGAGTTCCTTGAAAGGTCGCCGCAAATTAAATTGATTATTCACGATTTTGCTCCGTATTGGTTACCGCCTATGGCGAGTCAACTCCGCATCAACTTAGTTTGCTTCTCCATTTTTAATGCTTCATCGAACGCTTTCTTAGGCTCTACATCAGAAATGCTCGGTGGATGTAGAAAATCACCTGAAGATTTCACGGTGGTTCCGACGTGGATGGATTATCCTAATAACATAGCTTTTAAGCTCCATGAAACGTTGAGTCACAAAGAGTGCGAGGATATTGTATCAGATGTTGAGCGTTATGCGACAGTGcttttaaattgcaaaattctgaCCTTGAGAACTTGCTATGAATTCGAACCTGAGGCGCTTCGTGTGCTTAGTAAGATTCACCAGAAACCAATTGTTCCACTTGGGTTGTTGCCACCATCACTGTCGAACATAGAAGATAAAGGAGATGAGAATTGGAAAGCATTGAAGAAATGGCTTGATAGTAAGCAAGAAAAGTCGGTTTTCTACGTTGCACTCGGTAGCGAGGTGAGTCTAATTCAACAGTCCATGCACGAGTTGGCATTTGGGATAGAGAAGTCCGGGTTACCATTTATTTGGGTTGTGAGGAAACCCCCTTTAGTTGAAGAACAGTTTGCAGAGGTCATGATCCCCCCCGAGTTTGAAGAACGAGTTTCAAAACGGGGTATGGTTTTACGAGGCTGGGCACCTCAACTTAGGATCTTGGCTCACTCATCAGTTGGTGGTTTCTTGACTCACTGCGGGTGGAGTTCCGTAATTGAGTCTCTTGGATTAGGTAAACCTCTGATATTGTTTCCCGGTGGAAGTGCAGATCTTGGGTTGATTGCTAGGTTGATGCATTGGAAAAAGGTTGGATTCGAAATAGAAAGAAACGATGTTGATGGATCATTTAAGAGCGACTTGGTGGCCGCGTGTATTAAGCGAGTCATGGTGGATCCCGAAGGTGAGCAACTCAGAGCTAACGCACTTGCAATGAAGGAGATTTTTGGCAATGTAGAGTTAAGTAACAAGTGCTTGGACGAGTTTACTCAGttaattgaaaatatttaa